Part of the Aneurinibacillus sp. REN35 genome, GATGATAACGGTCCTTTTGGCAGTCCATTCGTCGACTCCGTACGTACCAGCGTAACAGAGGACGCAACACAGCTTCTGCACGTCTTCTTTATTCATCCAGGCTTCACTCGCTGGACAGATGAACAGCTGCTGCGTGCTGCTGGTGAGATGTTCACTCATATTAACGGGGGCGTATGCGACATTGATGGCAGGCCTTTTCTTATTATTTCCTAGTCCCCTATTCTTTGCATACTAAAGGGAACAGGCATCCATCCCCCACTGTTCCCCTTATATAACCATGCATTCACTTTATGCTTTCTTCCGAAATACAACCTGTTCCATAAAAATAATAAGAAGCACTCCTACAACCAAGCCATTACCAAAGATATAGCCAAAGATCGGTGGTAATCCCTGTAGTGCTTGAGCTGGAACAAACATGAGGCCAATTCCACCCATTAGTCCAAATCCGACAATAAAAATATTACGTTCATCAAAAATAACACGGCCAAAATCACGCAGTCCGAATCCAAGAAGTTGTGTAAAGCTGACAAACATGACCGCATAACCAATCGGGGAAGGAAGACCGGCAAGAATCCGACTGACCGACGGCAGTACACCCAGCACCATAAGGAAGATGGATGAGATGATAAACGGCAGACGAGAGGCAATACGTGACACCTGGATGACACCTGCCGAGATAGAGAGCGGAACTAACCCTACAATTCCTCCTGCACCAGACAGTATATGAGCAGCTCCCGTTAATATACCACCTTGTTTGTACTCTTTCTTTCCCGGATTGGCTCCTACGACATGACTCACTACAGCAATACTGGCAATCAGATTCGTAATAAGAATAAGTCCGGTAATAAGCGATGTCAGTACTGTACCTAAATGGAATACGGGCGTTCCCCAAAAAAACAACTCCGGCAGCGCGAATACACTATGCGTCTCCTGCAACGGTTTTGACCAATCCATTACTATATAAATAAGCCATCCTATAATCATGCTGATGAGAATAGCAAAGCTGCGGACATATTTGAAACGCGAGGCAATCATCATAAAGGTTACGAATACAATCCCTAGCGAAACAGCAGCAAGCTCCGGCTGCACTCCGCTTCCTTTACTATAATAATCAATCCCAAGCATGCCCTTCATAAATGATCCACTCAATGAAACAGCTAACAGCACAAGATAACCGCCGCTTACAATCGGTGTAAACACCTTCTGTA contains:
- a CDS encoding purine/pyrimidine permease: MESKIETKTNNLYELNEKPPLSVTITAALQWFFITISSSLVVPLVIGEMYGLGSQQLGQFVQQTFFFIGLASLLQVLFGHRLPITEGPAGMWWGIFVILANLGAVAGQAPKEIGQALEMGLILTGIMLIVLSATGFIEKVQKVFTPIVSGGYLVLLAVSLSGSFMKGMLGIDYYSKGSGVQPELAAVSLGIVFVTFMMIASRFKYVRSFAILISMIIGWLIYIVMDWSKPLQETHSVFALPELFFWGTPVFHLGTVLTSLITGLILITNLIASIAVVSHVVGANPGKKEYKQGGILTGAAHILSGAGGIVGLVPLSISAGVIQVSRIASRLPFIISSIFLMVLGVLPSVSRILAGLPSPIGYAVMFVSFTQLLGFGLRDFGRVIFDERNIFIVGFGLMGGIGLMFVPAQALQGLPPIFGYIFGNGLVVGVLLIIFMEQVVFRKKA